A stretch of the Argentina anserina chromosome 6, drPotAnse1.1, whole genome shotgun sequence genome encodes the following:
- the LOC126799278 gene encoding 2-methylene-furan-3-one reductase produces MAAAPSESIPSVNGAWIYSQYGKTSDVLKFDQSVAVPEIKEDQVLIKVVAASLNPVDFGRALGYFKDTDSPLPTVPGYDVAGVVVKVGRQVTKFKVGDEVYGDLNETALVNPKRIGSLAEYTAAEERVLAHKPKNLSFIEAASLPLAIETAYEGLERAELTAGKSVLVLGGAGGVGTHIIQLAKHVFGASKVAATASTKKLDLLRSLGADLAIDYTKANIEDLPEKFDVVYDAVGETDKAVKAVKEGGKVVTIVGLRPVTPPAIFFVLTSKGSTLEKLETYLESGKVKPVLDPTGPYPFSKVVEAFGHLESSRATGKVVVYPIP; encoded by the exons ATGGCTGCAGCTCCAAGTGAATCCATACCCTCTGTAAATGGGGCTTGGATCTATTCACAGTATGGAAAAACTTCTGATGTTCTGAAGTTTGATCAGAGTGTGGCTGTTCCAGAAATAAAAGAGGACCAGGTGCTGATCAAGGTGGTTGCTGCTTCTTTAAACCCAGTTGATTTCGGAAGGGCTCTTGGTTACTTCAAGGACACCGACTCTCCTCTACCT ACAGTTCCAGGGTATGATGTAGCTGGAGTGGTAGTAAAGGTAGGAAGACAAGTAACGAAGTTTAAGGTGGGAGATGAAGTATATGGGGATCTAAATGAGACAGCACTGGTGAACCCAAAAAGGATTGGGTCTTTGGCAGAGTACACTGCTGCAGAAGAAAGAGTATTGGCTCACAAACCCAAAAACCTGAGCTTTATCGAAGCTGCTAGCCTTCCCTTAGCCATTGAAACTGCCTATGAGGGGCTTGAAAGAGCTGAACTTACCGCTGGTAAATCCGTCCTTGTTTTGGGAGGCGCTGGGGGTGTTGGAACACATATTATTCAG CTAGCGAAGCATGTTTTTGGTGCTTCCAAAGTGGCAGCTACTGCAAGCACTAAGAAACTGGATCTGTTAAGAAGCTTGGGTGCTGATTTGGCTATCGATTACACCAAGGCGAACATCGAAGACCTGCCAGAGAAATTTGATGTTGTTTATGATGCAGTTG gcGAGACTGACAAGGCAGTGAAGGCTGTGAAAGAAGGCGGGAAGGTAGTAACAATAGTAGGTCTACGTCCAGTAACGCCACCGGCTATCTTTTTTGTGCTTACTTCTAAAGGGTCTACCTTGGAGAAACTGGAGACTTACTTAGAGAGTGGGAAGGTGAAGCCAGTGCTTGATCCCACAGGTCCCTATCCCTTTTCTAAAGTTGTTGAAGCATTTGGTCACCTGGAGAGTTCCAGAGCTACAGGAAAGGTTGTTGTGTATCCCATCCCATGa
- the LOC126799070 gene encoding CASP-like protein 4A3 produces MKRETQQESSKDKDGEEKHGISNKSYSPPLSPLVFPQTHNKQSSSTSPSSSPLHDSSPTHEEIYHTNEFRLTPPENQTNHSQFVPPPPAVVAKAKASQKGVGAPEEAQEGGENKTSSRPYSSILKRERRQNLVRRAMLGLRISGFVCCLISFSVMAADKKQGWASDSYSNYKEFRYCLAVNVLGFVYSGIQTYDLVYYFTTGKHVVQHYLRYYFDFLMDQILTYLVISASSSAATRVEDWESNWGKDKFPDMARASVALSFLAFFAFASSSLISGYTLCTLKAM; encoded by the exons GGAAGAAAAGCATGGCATCTCGAACAAGTCTTATTCACCTCCTCTCAGTCCTCTGGTATTCCCCCAAACCCATAACAAGCAGTCCTCATCCACATCTCCATCTTCATCACCACTACACGATTCATCTCCAACTCATGAGGAAATCTACCACACCAATGAGTTCAGACTCACACCACCGGAAAATCAGACCAACCACTCTCAGTTTGtgccgccgccgccggccgTGGTGGCCAAAGCCAAAGCCTCCCAAAAGGGGGTTGGTGCGCCAGAAGAGGCTCAAGAGGGAGGAGAGAATAAGACAAGTTCGAGACCCTATTCGTCGATATTGAAGAGGGAGAGAAGGCAAAACTTGGTGAGGAGGGCTATGTTGGGGTTAAGGATTTCTGGATTTGTGTGTTGTTTGATCTCTTTCTCGGTTATGGCGGCCGACAAGAAGCAGGGTTGGGCTTCAGATTCTTACTCTAACTACAAGGAATTCAG GTATTGCTTGGCAGTGAATGTGCTAGGGTTTGTGTATTCAGGGATTCAGACGTATGATCTAGTATACTATTTCACCACCGGAAAACATGTAGTGCAGCATTATCTGCGATATTACTTTGATTTCTTGATGGATCAG ATTTTGACGTACCTTGTGATATCGGCATCTTCATCAGCTGCGACTCGGGTGGAAGATTGGGAGTCGAATTGGGGCAAAGACAAGTTTCCGGACATGGCACGAGCATCTGTGGCATTGTCCTTCCTTGCCTTCTTTGCATTTGCCTCTAGTTCCCTCATCTCTGGTTACACCCTCTGTACTCTAAAAGCTATGTAG
- the LOC126799961 gene encoding uncharacterized protein LOC126799961 isoform X1, which produces MNYSRFESSETLRNKCAACFRQFNKIEHLVEHMRTSYHSSHEPSCGICKKHCRSFESLREHVIGPLPKQECKNIFSSRGCKYCLSVFDSPYTLRLHQDRCRLSGAAGLIGRFGNLGIRDNLDHGNYTRGNSGQTVALACKMVGGGSDGSLDLCARVCLTDEYDNIIFHSYVKPPMPVTNYRYETTGIRPEYLRDAMPQRQVQRKIQDFLCNGEPMWKIRPRAGKARILVGHGLDHDLESLHIEYPAVMMRDTAKYPPLMKTSKLSNSLKYLTQAYLGYDIQSGIQDPYEDCVATMKLYMRMRSQAHKTEACPVATDPQNRNNFASWRQNELERMSPEQMLDISRSDFYCWCLDCRDT; this is translated from the exons ATGAACTATAGCAGATTTGAATCATCCGAAACTCTGAG GAACAAGTGTGCTGCATGCTTCAGGCAGTTCAACAAGATCGAGCACCTGGTTGAGCACATGAGAACCTCATACCACTCTTCTCATGAGCCCTCGTGCGGAATCTGCAAGAAGCACTGCAGATCCTTTGAATCTCTCAGGGAACATGTCATag GGCCATTGCCAAAACAAGAATGCAAGAACATATTCAGCAGCAGAGGATGCAAGTATTGCTTATCTGTCTTTGATAGCCCTTATACTCTCAGGCTTCACCAGGACAGATGCCGACTCTCCGGTGCCGCT GGTTTAATTGGTCGGTTTGGTAACTTGGGCATTCGTGACAATCTTGATCATGGTAACTACACAAGAGGCAATAGTGGTCAAACTGTTGCCCTGGCTTGCAAGATGGTTGGTGGGGGAAGTGATGGCTCCCTTGATCTCTGCGCTAGAGTTTGTCTCACTGATGAATATGATAACATCATCTTCCACTCTTATGTAAAGCCACCAATGCCAGTCACAAACTacag GTACGAAACAACTGGGATCCGTCCTGAATATTTGAGGGACGCAATGCCGCAGAGGCAAGTGCAAAGGAAGATTCAAGACTTTTTGTGCAACGGGGAACCGATGTGGAAGATTCGACCTAGAGCAGGAAAAGCTAGAATTCTCGTGGGTCATGGTTTGGATCATGACCTCGAATCTCTGCATATTGAATACCCAGCAGTCATGATGAG agatactGCAAAATATCCTCCACTGATGAAAACAAGCAAGCTCAGCAACTCACTGAAGTATCTAACACAAGCATATCTCGG GTATGACATTCAAAGTGGGATTCAAGACCCTTATGAGGATTGTGTTGCAACAATGAAGCTGTACATGCGAATGAGATCTCAAGCTCACAAGACAGAGGCCTGTCCTGTTGCTACTGATCCACAAAACAGAAATAATTTTGCGTCGTGGCGGCAAAATGAGCTTGAGAGGATGAGCCCTGAACAAATGTTGGACATTTCCAGGTCTGATTTCTACTGCTGGTGCTTGGACTGCCGGGATACCTAG
- the LOC126799443 gene encoding probable rRNA-processing protein EBP2 homolog, producing the protein MALSKKESMMVNEEVLEDDSDMGEDLSDSELEQESEEESEEEGDVRLAEPSQNATYNKDGLLEKLADMSWPGNAKWIDKLTLDIEQEQPVDVNDDLTRELAFYTQALNGTRMAFENLQSMGLPFLRPEDYYAEMVKSDSHMEKVKSRLLVEKKNMEEAEERRKAREAKKLSKEIQNQKLKERAKQKKESIESVKKWRKQRQQSGFAGGDKGSELDSAFEDGKPFEKSGNKRSGVAPGDRSGGKGKYAGKGKKPKKKEIKDSKFGFGGRKGSRKQNVAETTNDLRGFNKEDGFSKNKKRKM; encoded by the coding sequence ATGGCTCTATCTAAGAAAGAATCAATGATGGTTAATGAGGAGGTGCTGGAAGACGATAGTGATATGGGAGAAGATTTGTCTGATTCAGAATTGGAGCAAGAATCGGAAGAGGAGTCTGAAGAGGAAGGAGATGTGAGATTGGCTGAGCCCTCCCAGAATGCTACATACAACAAAGACGGTCTGTTGGAGAAGCTTGCAGATATGAGCTGGCCAGGGAATGCTAAATGGATAGACAAGCTTACATTGGATATTGAGCAAGAGCAGCCTGTGGATGTGAATGATGACCTGACGAGGGAGCTTGCATTTTATACGCAGGCGCTAAATGGGACTAGAATGGCCTTTGAGAACCTTCAGTCGATGGGGCTTCCATTTCTGAGACCTGAGGATTACTATGCAGAAATGGTGAAGTCGGATTCCCACATGGAGAAAGTGAAGAGCCGGCTATtggtggagaagaagaacaTGGAGGAGGCTGAGGAGAGAAGGAAAGCCAGAGAGGCCAAGAAATTGTCTAAAGAGATTCAGAACCAGAAGTTGAAGGAGAGAGCTAAGCAGAAAAAAGAGTCTATTGAGTCTGTGAAGAAGTGGAGGAAGCAGAGGCAGCAAAGTGGGTTTGCTGGGGGTGACAAGGGAAGCGAGCTGGATTCGGCCTTTGAAGATGGGAAGCCATTTGAGAAGTCAGGTAATAAGAGGTCTGGTGTAGCGCCCGGAGATCGGTCTGGAGGGAAGGGAAAATATGCTGGAAAGGGGAAGAAgccaaagaagaaggaaatcaAGGATTCcaagtttggatttggaggaAGGAAAGGTTCCAGGAAGCAAAATGTTGCTGAAACCACCAACGATTTGAGAGGCTTCAATAAAGAAGATGGTTTctcaaaaaataagaaaaggaaGATGTGA
- the LOC126799961 gene encoding uncharacterized protein LOC126799961 isoform X2, which translates to MNYSRFESSETLRNKCAACFRQFNKIEHLVEHMRTSYHSSHEPSCGICKKHCRSFESLREHVIGPLPKQECKNIFSSRGCKYCLSVFDSPYTLRLHQDRCRLSGAAGLIGRFGNLGIRDNLDHGNYTRGNSGQTVALACKMVGGGSDGSLDLCARVCLTDEYDNIIFHSYVKPPMPVTNYRYETTGIRPEYLRDAMPQRQVQRKIQDFLCNGEPMWKIRPRAGKARILVGHGLDHDLESLHIEYPAVMMRYDIQSGIQDPYEDCVATMKLYMRMRSQAHKTEACPVATDPQNRNNFASWRQNELERMSPEQMLDISRSDFYCWCLDCRDT; encoded by the exons ATGAACTATAGCAGATTTGAATCATCCGAAACTCTGAG GAACAAGTGTGCTGCATGCTTCAGGCAGTTCAACAAGATCGAGCACCTGGTTGAGCACATGAGAACCTCATACCACTCTTCTCATGAGCCCTCGTGCGGAATCTGCAAGAAGCACTGCAGATCCTTTGAATCTCTCAGGGAACATGTCATag GGCCATTGCCAAAACAAGAATGCAAGAACATATTCAGCAGCAGAGGATGCAAGTATTGCTTATCTGTCTTTGATAGCCCTTATACTCTCAGGCTTCACCAGGACAGATGCCGACTCTCCGGTGCCGCT GGTTTAATTGGTCGGTTTGGTAACTTGGGCATTCGTGACAATCTTGATCATGGTAACTACACAAGAGGCAATAGTGGTCAAACTGTTGCCCTGGCTTGCAAGATGGTTGGTGGGGGAAGTGATGGCTCCCTTGATCTCTGCGCTAGAGTTTGTCTCACTGATGAATATGATAACATCATCTTCCACTCTTATGTAAAGCCACCAATGCCAGTCACAAACTacag GTACGAAACAACTGGGATCCGTCCTGAATATTTGAGGGACGCAATGCCGCAGAGGCAAGTGCAAAGGAAGATTCAAGACTTTTTGTGCAACGGGGAACCGATGTGGAAGATTCGACCTAGAGCAGGAAAAGCTAGAATTCTCGTGGGTCATGGTTTGGATCATGACCTCGAATCTCTGCATATTGAATACCCAGCAGTCATGATGAG GTATGACATTCAAAGTGGGATTCAAGACCCTTATGAGGATTGTGTTGCAACAATGAAGCTGTACATGCGAATGAGATCTCAAGCTCACAAGACAGAGGCCTGTCCTGTTGCTACTGATCCACAAAACAGAAATAATTTTGCGTCGTGGCGGCAAAATGAGCTTGAGAGGATGAGCCCTGAACAAATGTTGGACATTTCCAGGTCTGATTTCTACTGCTGGTGCTTGGACTGCCGGGATACCTAG